A single Deinococcus sp. Leaf326 DNA region contains:
- a CDS encoding NUDIX domain-containing protein: protein MVTFYDTQAKARAAAAARGLREKVLCFVSRPGRLLVFDHVPDDSGVQLPAGGVEPGEFPAQTAIRELREESGLSLGGPQFLVSYLWEAELPDRLTRQVCHAYALSAPADLPDTWDHTEANAAGSGPHLFRFRWAALHAPALDWEMDAALPHLHRLLNPFKESQT, encoded by the coding sequence ATGGTGACGTTCTACGACACTCAGGCGAAGGCCAGGGCCGCCGCCGCCGCGCGTGGGCTGCGCGAAAAGGTGCTGTGTTTCGTCTCTCGGCCCGGCCGGCTGCTGGTCTTTGACCACGTGCCGGACGACTCCGGCGTGCAGCTTCCGGCAGGGGGTGTGGAACCCGGAGAATTCCCGGCCCAGACGGCAATCCGCGAACTGCGGGAGGAATCCGGTCTGTCGCTGGGCGGCCCGCAGTTCCTCGTGTCGTACCTCTGGGAAGCCGAGCTTCCCGACCGTCTGACTCGGCAGGTCTGCCACGCCTATGCCCTGAGTGCCCCCGCCGACCTGCCCGATACCTGGGACCATACCGAGGCGAACGCTGCGGGCAGCGGCCCCCACCTGTTCCGCTTCCGGTGGGCCGCCCTGCACGCCCCGGCCCTCGACTGGGAGATGGACGCCGCCCTGCCCCACCTTCACCGCCTGCTCAACCCCTTCAAGGAGTCCCAGACATGA